One genomic window of Glycine max cultivar Williams 82 chromosome 16, Glycine_max_v4.0, whole genome shotgun sequence includes the following:
- the LOC106796506 gene encoding glucan endo-1,3-beta-glucosidase-like, producing the protein MSVSAILLLVGILSSIEVLEFTAPLVAPIVGICYGINGNNLPSKQEVVDMFKSRGIPRMRIYSPDEEIIQALRGSRIELVMDVAGDTIQSLTDPNVAADWVHRYITSYSQDVNFKYIVVGNEVHPNYDLAPYILPAMTNIQNAISSANLVTKVSTAIDTTLVTNSYPPNNSVFTADASPYIGPIINFLVKNEAPLLANLYPYFAYVNNQKDIDLHYALFTQQGTNDIGYQNLFDAMLDSIYAALEKIGAPNLEVVVSESGWPSAGGDGALVDNAHVYYFRLIKHAYSGSGTPKRPGRPIQTFLFAMFDENQKPGAEVERHFGIFNPDKSPKY; encoded by the exons ATGTCTGTCTCCGCCATCTTGCTGCTTGTTGGAATATTATCGTCCATTGAAGTACTAGAATTTACAG CACCACTTGTAGCACCAATTGTAGGAATTTGCTATGGAATAAACGGTAATAATCTACCATCAAAGCAAGAAGTTGTGGATATGTTTAAATCAAGGGGTATACCCAGAATGCGCATATACTCTCCAGATGAAGAAATAATTCAAGCCCTTAGAGGTTCAAGGATAGAGTTGGTGATGGACGTGGCTGGAGATACCATTCAATCTCTTACAGATCCCAATGTTGCTGCTGATTGGGTCCATCGTTATATAACATCCTATTCACAAGATGTCAATTTCAAGTACATTGTTGTTGGAAACGAAGTTCACCCCAATTACGATCTTGCCCCTTACATTTTACCTGCCATGACCAACATTCAGAATGCAATTTCATCAGCCAATCTGGTAACCAAGGTGTCAACAGCAATAGACACCACGTTGGTTACCAATTCCTACCCACCCAACAACAGTGTTTTCACCGCAGATGCAAGCCCATACATAGGGCCCATTATCAATTTCCTAGTGAAGAATGAAGCCCCACTTCTTGCCAACTTGTACCCTTACTTTGCTTATGTTAATAATCAGAAAGACATTGATCTTCACTATGCTCTTTTTACTCAACAAGGAACCAATGATATTGGGTACCAAAACCTCTTCGATGCTATGTTGGATTCAATATACGCTGCTCTTGAGAAGATAGGTGCACCTAATTTGGAGGTTGTTGTATCTGAGAGTGGGTGGCCATCTGCTGGCGGAGACGGAGCCTTGGTTGATAATGCACATGTTTATTACTTTCGTTTGATAAAGCATGCCTATAGTGGGAGTGGAACTCCAAAGAGACCGGGTAGGCCTATACAAACATTTTTGTTTGCCATGTTTGACGAAAACCAAAAGCCAGGTGCAGAAGTTGAGCGACATTTTGGTATATTCAATCCTGATAAATCACCCAAATACTGA